A region of Streptomyces sp. R44 DNA encodes the following proteins:
- a CDS encoding family 2 encapsulin nanocompartment cargo protein terpene cyclase, with translation MPDPGLSPLQSSLPGAAASFTARVLADAAAHGHAVPHLPVEAPALPTAPHPEAPAAAPAGIPAGIPAGPPTGLSAAAPSAAPAVAPVAEAPSAPPDPGWVPRGPRGLGTAGLSLMPRTEPPVAPVAAPADALIIPGLYWHPVPEPDPVRVEEVSLRIKSWAVDEVQLFPEDWEGQFDGFSVGRYMVACHPDAPTVDHLMIATRLMVAENAVDDIYCEDHGGSPIGLGGRLLLAHTALDPLHSTAEYQPAWAESLHADAPRRAYRSAMDYFVRQATPSQADRFRHDMARLHLGYLAEGAWAETDHTPEVWEYLAMRQFNNFRPCPTITDTVGGYELPADLHAQPAMQRLLALAGNASTIVNDLYSYTKELASPGRHLNLPVVIADRESLSEKDAYLKAVEVHNEIMRDFEAASAELAVVCPVPSVLRFLKGVAVWVDGNHYWHQTNTYRYSLPDFW, from the coding sequence ATGCCCGATCCCGGGCTTTCCCCTCTGCAGTCCAGCCTGCCCGGCGCCGCGGCCTCGTTCACCGCACGGGTCCTCGCCGACGCGGCGGCCCACGGCCACGCCGTACCCCACCTCCCCGTCGAAGCGCCGGCCCTCCCCACGGCCCCCCACCCGGAAGCTCCGGCCGCGGCACCTGCCGGGATCCCCGCCGGGATTCCCGCCGGGCCGCCCACCGGGCTTTCCGCCGCGGCTCCCTCCGCGGCTCCCGCGGTCGCCCCCGTCGCCGAGGCCCCGTCGGCCCCGCCCGACCCGGGCTGGGTGCCGCGCGGTCCCCGCGGGCTCGGTACGGCAGGGCTGTCCCTCATGCCGCGTACGGAGCCCCCGGTGGCGCCCGTCGCGGCGCCGGCGGACGCCCTGATCATCCCGGGTCTCTACTGGCATCCGGTGCCCGAGCCCGACCCGGTGCGGGTGGAGGAGGTCAGCCTCCGCATCAAGTCATGGGCGGTCGACGAGGTCCAGCTGTTCCCCGAGGACTGGGAGGGCCAGTTCGACGGGTTCTCCGTCGGGCGCTACATGGTCGCCTGCCACCCGGACGCCCCGACCGTCGACCACCTGATGATCGCCACCCGGCTGATGGTCGCCGAGAACGCGGTCGACGACATCTACTGCGAGGACCACGGCGGCTCGCCCATCGGCCTGGGCGGACGCCTCCTCCTCGCGCACACCGCCCTGGACCCGCTGCACTCGACGGCGGAGTACCAGCCGGCGTGGGCGGAGTCGCTCCACGCGGACGCGCCGCGGCGCGCCTACCGCTCCGCCATGGACTACTTCGTCCGGCAGGCGACCCCGTCCCAGGCCGACCGGTTCCGGCACGACATGGCCCGGCTGCACCTGGGCTACCTCGCCGAGGGCGCGTGGGCCGAGACGGACCACACGCCAGAGGTGTGGGAGTACCTGGCGATGCGGCAGTTCAACAACTTCCGGCCGTGTCCCACGATCACTGACACCGTCGGCGGCTACGAACTCCCCGCCGATCTGCACGCCCAGCCGGCGATGCAGCGGCTTCTGGCGCTCGCCGGCAACGCCAGCACCATCGTCAACGACCTGTACTCGTACACGAAGGAACTCGCCAGCCCCGGCCGGCACTTGAACCTGCCCGTGGTGATCGCCGACCGGGAGTCCCTCTCGGAGAAGGACGCGTACCTGAAGGCGGTCGAGGTCCACAACGAGATCATGCGCGACTTCGAGGCCGCGTCCGCCGAACTGGCCGTCGTCTGCCCCGTCCCGAGCGTGCTCCGCTTCCTGAAGGGAGTGGCCGTGTGGGTCGACGGCAACCACTACTGGCACCAGACCAATACGTACCGCTACAGCCTGCCCGATTTCTGGTAA
- a CDS encoding geranyl diphosphate 2-C-methyltransferase, whose amino-acid sequence MTNTELPTVNGTTAFVPGPATPYQGDIARYWNAEARPVNLRLGDVDGLYHHHYGIGAVDHAALGDVEDSEYEKKLITELHRLESAQAEVLLDHLGAIGSEDTLVDAGCGRGGSSVMAHQRFGCKVEGVTLSSTQAEFGNRRAKELGIDDHVHAQVCNMLDTPFEKGSIAGSWNNESSMYVDLDDLFAEHSRFLKVGGRYVTITGCWNPKYGQPSKWVSQINAHFECNIHSRREYLKAMADNRLVPQTVIDLTPDTLPYWELRATSSLVTGIEEAFIESYKDGSFQYVLIAADRV is encoded by the coding sequence GTGACCAACACCGAGCTCCCCACCGTCAACGGCACCACCGCGTTCGTTCCCGGCCCGGCGACGCCGTACCAGGGAGACATCGCCCGTTACTGGAACGCCGAGGCCAGGCCCGTGAACCTGCGCCTCGGTGACGTCGACGGGCTGTACCACCACCACTACGGCATCGGCGCCGTCGACCACGCCGCCCTCGGGGACGTCGAGGACAGCGAGTACGAGAAGAAGCTGATCACCGAGCTGCACCGTCTGGAGTCGGCGCAGGCCGAGGTCCTCCTGGACCACCTCGGCGCGATCGGCAGCGAGGACACCCTCGTCGACGCGGGCTGCGGCCGCGGCGGTTCGAGCGTCATGGCCCACCAGCGCTTCGGCTGCAAGGTCGAGGGCGTCACCCTCTCCTCCACGCAGGCCGAGTTCGGCAACAGGCGGGCCAAGGAGCTGGGCATCGACGACCACGTCCACGCCCAGGTGTGCAACATGCTCGACACCCCCTTCGAGAAGGGCAGCATCGCCGGCTCGTGGAACAACGAGTCGAGCATGTACGTCGACCTGGACGACCTGTTCGCCGAGCACTCCCGGTTCCTGAAGGTCGGCGGCCGCTACGTGACCATCACCGGCTGCTGGAACCCGAAGTACGGCCAGCCCTCGAAGTGGGTCTCGCAGATCAACGCGCACTTCGAGTGCAACATCCACTCGCGCCGTGAGTACCTGAAGGCGATGGCCGACAACCGCCTCGTCCCGCAGACCGTCATCGACCTGACGCCGGACACCCTGCCCTACTGGGAGCTGCGGGCCACCTCGTCGCTGGTCACCGGCATCGAGGAGGCGTTCATCGAGTCGTACAAGGACGGCTCCTTCCAGTACGTCCTGATCGCGGCCGACCGCGTCTGA